The following coding sequences lie in one Microbacterium sp. XT11 genomic window:
- a CDS encoding carboxymuconolactone decarboxylase family protein, which yields MSETRVHLSKTEPSAYHALDAFSKTVGEICAANGIDDRLKELVMIHCSQLNGCSYCTRIHVDRALSAGLDTDTLMQIPAWRESGVFSERERAALELAEAFTFIAEEGVSDDLYDRVGSVFTEKEYAALSWACVSINAFNRIVIAGRYPVPPRVAQVQA from the coding sequence ATGAGCGAGACGCGAGTGCACCTCTCCAAGACTGAACCCTCCGCCTATCACGCGCTGGACGCGTTCTCGAAGACGGTGGGGGAGATCTGCGCCGCGAACGGCATCGACGACCGTCTCAAGGAGCTCGTGATGATCCACTGCTCGCAGCTGAACGGATGCTCGTACTGCACGCGCATCCATGTCGATCGCGCTCTCAGCGCCGGGCTCGACACCGACACGCTCATGCAGATCCCCGCGTGGCGCGAGAGCGGGGTGTTCAGCGAGCGCGAGCGCGCAGCCCTCGAGCTGGCCGAAGCCTTCACGTTCATCGCCGAGGAAGGCGTGTCGGACGACCTCTACGACCGCGTCGGGAGCGTCTTCACTGAGAAGGAGTACGCCGCACTCAGCTGGGCCTGCGTGTCGATCAACGCGTTCAACCGCATCGTCATCGCCGGCCGCTACCCCGTGCCGCCACGCG